Proteins co-encoded in one Garra rufa chromosome 7, GarRuf1.0, whole genome shotgun sequence genomic window:
- the LOC141338361 gene encoding cytochrome c oxidase assembly protein COX14 homolog: MLSGKRIADVGYKMFSGSMMLLTVYGGYLCVLRAQRYWQKQKQLEAQNESTASETIKD, encoded by the coding sequence ATGCTCAGTGGGAAGCGCATCGCTGACGTGGGCTACAAGATGTTCTCGGGCTCCATGATGCTGTTGACGGTGTACGGCGGATACCTGTGTGTCCTGCGGGCTCAACGCTACTGGCAGAAACAGAAACAGCTGGAGGCGCAGAATGAGAGCACAGCTTCTGAGACCATTAAAGACTGA
- the LOC141338360 gene encoding pre-miRNA 5'-monophosphate methyltransferase-like, whose translation MEAHVPHVNEEESEDPGAAPYGNFVNYYSFNPPENRLSLIPETLLENVGLVSERVLILDVGCNSGDLSVALYKHLLHEEASGSDFPQREVYLLGFDLDQDLIHRAQTSNPIPQNILFIPLDITDDAKSQAVLESYLRKFGCPRFHLCTCFAVTMWVHLNHGDAAFLSLLSKLASLCEYLLLEAQPWKCYRSAARRFRKLGRSDFDHFKTLEIRGDMAAHAREHLEKQCSMELVQCFGNTTWDRSLLLFKRRQ comes from the exons ATGGAGGCTCACGTTCCCCATGTGAACGAAGAGGAAAGTGAAGATCCAGGAGCTGCTCCTTATGGAAACTTCGTCAATTATTACTCCTTCAACCCGCCAGAGAATCGCCTCAGTTTGATACCAGAAACGCTGCTGGAAAACGTTGGACTCGTTTCTGAACGTGTTTTAATACTGGACGTGGGGTGTAACTCAGGG GACTTGTCTGTTGCTCTCTACAAGCATTTATTGCATGAAGAAGCCTCTGGAAGTGACTTTCCTCAGAGGGAAGTCTATCTGCTTGGATTTGACCTGGACCAAGATTTAATCCATCGGGCACAAACCTCCAACCCAATTCCCCAGAATATCCTATTTATCCCCCTGGATATCACAGATGATGCAAAGAGCCAGGCAGTACTAGAATCCTATTTGAGAAAGTTTGGCTGCCCCCGTTTCCACCTGTGCACCTGTTTTGCGGTCACTATGTGGGTTCATCTAAATCATGGAGACGCAGCGTTTCTCTCTCTCCTCTCCAAACTGGCGTCTCTTTGTGAGTATCTGCTCTTGGAGGCGCAGCCGTGGAAGTGTTATCGCTCTGCTGCACGCCGGTTTCGCAAACTGGGTCGCAGTGATTTTGACCACTTCAAGACTCTTGAGATTCGAGGGGACATGGCGGCGCATGCTAGAGAGCACTTGGAAAAACAGTGCAGCATGGAGTTGGTGCAGTGTTTCGGGAATACAACATGGGATAGAAGTCTTCTGCTCTTCAAAAGACGACAATAA
- the LOC141338359 gene encoding keratin, type II cytoskeletal 8-like, protein MSLRNKRISSSSSVRSSGKMGGYGYSSLSGISLGASAPSFSTSSAYLGPPIASVSVNKSLLAPLNLEIDPNIQMVRTQEKDQIKSLNNRFATFIDKVRFLEQQNKMLETKFELLQGQTPGRSNVEPMFEAYMANLRRQMDVVNNDRTKLDGELRNMQGLVEDFKHKYEDEINKRNNLENDFVILKKDVDSAYLVKADLEDKVGALTDEINFLRTIYDEELRELQASIKDTSVIVQMDNSRNLNMDQIVAEVKAQYEEIAARSREEAESWYKSKFDQMSSQAIQYNDELRNTKGEIGDINRMISRLQSEIEVIKSQRANLENQIAEAEDRGEMTVKEAKGRIKDLEEALQRAKQDMARQLREYQELMNVKLALDIEIATYRKLLEGEEDRIGQQPIVNIQAVSNYSSKGVNGFQQNSSPSPKILIKTTETRNNTRFSTH, encoded by the exons ATGAGTCTGAGAAACAAGCGCATCAGTTCCAGCAGCTCGGTGAGGAGCAGCGGGAAGATGGGAGGCTATGGCTACAGCAGTTTAAGTGGGATCTCCCTGGGAGCATCTGCCCCGAGCTTCAGCACCAGCTCGGCCTATCTGGGGCCTCCCATCGCCAGCGTCTCCGTCAACAAGAGCCTGCTGGCACCCCTCAACTTGGAGATCGACCCCAACATCCAAATGGTGCGCACTCAGGAGAAGGATCAGATCAAGTCGCTGAACAACCGCTTCGCCACCTTCATTGATAAG GTGCGCTTCCTGGAGCAGCAGAATAAGATGCTGGAgaccaagtttgaacttctgcAGGGCCAGACCCCGGGCAGGTCCAATGTCGAACCCATGTTTGAGGCTTACATGGCCAACTTGCGCAGACAGATGGACGTGGTCAACAATGACAGGACCAAGTTGGACGGAGAGCTGAGGAACATGCAAGGTCTGGTGGAGGACTTCAAACACAA ATACGAAGATGAGATCAACAAACGGAACAACCTGGAAAACGACTTTGTGATTCTCAAAAAG GACGTAGACTCTGCGTATCTGGTGAAAGCTGATTTGGAGGACAAAGTTGGTGCCCTGACGGATGAGATCAACTTCCTGAGGACCATCTACGATGAG GAATTACGTGAGCTGCAGGCCAGCATTAAGGACACGTCTGTTATCGTGCAAATGGACAACTCACGAAACCTCAACATGGATCAAATTGTGGCCGAAGTCAAGGCTCAATACGAGGAAATCGCAGCCAGGAGCCGCGAAGAGGCTGAATCCTGGTACAAGTCCAAG TTCGATCAGATGTCCTCCCAAGCCATTCAGTACAACGATGAACTGCGAAACACTAAAGGAGAGATCGGGGATATCAACCGCATGATCAGCCGTCTGCAGAGCGAAATTGAAGTTATTAAATCACAG CGTGCCAACCTGGAGAACCAAATAGCCGAGGCAGAGGATCGTGGCGAGATGACTGTGAAGGAGGCCAAAGGTCGTATTAAGGACTTGGAGGAGGCTCTTCAGAGAGCCAAGCAGGACATGGCCCGTCAGCTCCGCGAGTACCAGGAGCTCATGAACGTCAAGTTGGCGCTGGACATAGAGATCGCCACCTACAGGAAGCTGCTGGAAGGCGAGGAGGACAG AATTGGACAGCAGCCCATTGTGAACATCCAGGCTGTTTCCAACTACA GTTCCAAAGGGGTGAACGGTTTTCAGCAGAACAGCTCTCCATCACCTAAAATCCTGATCAAGACTACTGAAACCAGAAACAACACCAGATTCAGCACTCACTGA